CTCAATATGGAGGAGTGAGTGCACTACTTCTGACTGCAACGTGAAGAATCACAGCCAGGAAAAAAATTTCAGTAATACAATCCTTCAGCAAAAAGTTGCGGCAATTTCAATACTTTTACTTAAGGACAGAGAAGAAAGTAAGCACACAGGGGAAGGTAAAGACGGGAGGGGAACAATGTAAGAAACATAAAAGAATTCAAGGAAGAAAATGAGGTTAAATTTACCAGCTAAACATTCTGCATCATCTCAAGAAGATTTGGCATCTCAGTCAGCAATAATACATTATATATGATGGCAAGGAAATACTATCCCAGCAAGATTTGGCATCTGATCTCATTCACTAACACATGGATATCAGGGAACTTTGCAATGCCACTATCTGGCCAATAGCTATGATGGGTTAATGCCCAAAAATACCCAACTAAAACCTTCACTAGCACAAAAGTATGCATGATGACCATAGCTAAACCAGAAATTATATGCAGGGCTAGTATATACGCCAGATCCTATGCAACAAGATTATAATCGAGGATCTATCCTATAGAAAGGAAATACTATCTCAGCAAGATTTGGCATCTGATCTCATTCACTAACACATGGATATCAGGAAACTTTGCAATGCCACTATCTGGCCAATAGCCTATGATAGGTTAATGTCCAAAAATACCCAACTAAAACCTTCACTACCACAAAAGTATGCATGATGACCATATCTAAACCAGAAATTATATGCAGGACTAGTATATACGACAGATCCTATGCAACAAGATTATAATAGAGGATCTATCCTGTAGAAAGGAAATGCTTGTGAATGGCAAGTACCCCTACAAGAGCTGAACTCAAGTATGTGTTTCTATGATTCTTTGCACAAGAACAACTCTTCTCTTGAAATGTATACGATATGATGCAACAGAATAGTATAGTACATGGTGAACCTTCCTATCACATCACCTAGAACAGAAGTGTCTACAGCAGCTTTTATATATAGTTACCTCATCACGTTGCACCTTCACACCACGCAACACTAATTGACCATCTTTTCTGATCTTTGTGATCTCAATGGTAAATTTTCCAAAAATATCATGGCTCTTGCTCAATGGGAGATACTCATCGCACTGCAATTATTTTGAATGTGGGTATTATTTAATAGCCTATTATAAATTGCAAGGAAATGGATAGTAAATTACAAATTGTATCCACACGATTATGTTCTATTTTTGCACCTTAAGGCTGTCAAATTTGGTGACCATAACAATCGCAGGACATCGATTATCATATACCATCTGCCAAAAATCTTCAAACATATTGGTCAGTGGTCCTTGAGTAGAAATGAACTTTGTTCGATCTCTTCCATCAATCTGCAAATTGTATATGACATGAGACAGATGGCTACTGGAGTTACTGGTCAGAAAAAGAAACATACATAAAGGGCAAACAGAAGGAAATATGTCAACTCTACCTCTATAAGGCTGGCATTGATGTAATCATTGCCTGTTGAAGAGTTTAATCGCACCCTGGTTTCATCAACTAAAGAAAATAAATCAAGTTAAATAAAAGTTAATGGTAATATATGGGATCTTCCTATCTACACCTGCAACCCTATACAAGTTTATGATGCTTACATGGCAAAACATCAATATAGCGATTTCTTGCCCTATTTTCAGGTCTCCGAGCAACAGTACTCGACTGAAGCACTCTTATATCCTGAAAAAGGATATTTATCAATGGCTGCTACTGCTTGGCTCAGTTCAAAGAAGCATTTCCTATGACTTATAGAACTTTCCAACAAAAATTATTGCTTGCATAATAAGAAATGGCAGAGCTAAGTGCACAAATTCTTGGTATATTGGACTTAACATAAAAATGCACGAAGCAATTGTGTCTTTCCCATTCATTGAAATAAACTGGAACAGCAAGAAATTCAACATAATGGTTTTTTGCTAACAGCATCCAATTCATCTGTTTATGCAGAATTCAGAATGGCTAGCAACAGTGCTATGTTGAAAACATCACCTAATTGTGATGGACAAACCCTGTTCGAACTCGAACATCACTTGTGCTAAGTTAACAAGAAGCATGGAGATTATTCAAAAGAGAAGTCACAGGCCACAGGAATGAATGATTTGTGGAAGAGGAGAGTGGAGTataattgcaccaagttttagAATCGTTAGCCTAAGTGCTAGTTTCAATGAACGTATTCTGAAGCAAGCAGTATTGAGTTATTGACTCATCCAATACAATTCTGGCATGTAAGTCAAGATAATGTTGCACACTATGTTCAATGCAGTTCAGGAAAGTTATAGCGCTGCAGACTAATAGTATTTTCCCCCATCAAAAGACAGCAAAGCACCGAAATAGCGTGGTGCAATCATGTCCAGGACGTATCATTGTGTCTGTACACCAGTTGCCTCTCTAGACGCTTCACGTATAAGTCACACTACGCTAGCCTACGGTGGAAGTGGAATTTCGTACAGCACCAACCACTGTAATGTTCAGTCCGCCAGCTGCATTCTTTGACAAGACAATTCATGAGCGAACGATCTCAGCCTCCATAATGTAAAAACCATGGTTAAGTGAGTAATTAGATGTCAGTAGTGCTCATTTTTTCTCTTGGCTTGGGAGACCGTGTGCCTGAACAAGGAACACGGCGGGCTTGGTGTGCGCAACCTTACCGACATGAATCATTGCCTCCTTCTGAAATTCATCCACAAGCTGTACGACCCAACCCCGCTTCCTTGGAAGCGCTGGTTCCTCTCTGCTTCTGGATCTGTTCCGGGGGACGACACCTACCTCCACCACCTCATCAAAGATGAGATTCCCAGATGCAGGAAGCTGACCAATGTGCAGGTTGGAGACGGAAGGCTCACCTCATCATGGCACGACAGTTGGATCTTCAACATGCCACTTGCTGAAGCTTTTCCTGTCCTGTTTCCCCACTGCATCAAACCCAATCTGACGGTCCAACAGGCAGTCACTCTCCCTCTAGACAACCAACTCCGGCCGCGCCTCACGGGAGCTGCCGCAACTAGCGACAGATCCTCAGCGACTGCATCGCTAACATTCATCTGCTGGACTACCCTGACAGACGGTTCCTCGACGGCACACTACTGTTTTCATTCAGCTCTAGGGACGCCTACCAGCTGCTTCAAGTTGAAAACAGGTCAGCCACGGGCATCATGAGAAATTGGTCAACTTGTCTCCCTATCAAAGTGAAATTCTTTGCCTGTTTACTGCATCATGGCCGTCTCAACACCAGGGCAATGCTCTATCGTCGACACATCTGTCCTCTGGCGGAATCCTACTGTAAATACTGCCACCAAACCCTTGAAACTGACGAACATATTCTTGCTGCCTGCCCACGCGCCCAATTGGTTTGGTCGCTTCTTGGTCACAGCTCGAGCATGCTTGATTTGCACTGGCCCTAGGTGATCTTTCTCGCCCCGCACTTGCCGGACGACATCCGCAGTGATGTTGTAATCCTTCTCCTCTGGAACATATGGAAAGCACACAATGCTAAAATCTTCGATCAACACGACTCTAGACCGACTGACATCATTCTCCTAGTGATAACAGACATCAACAAATGGAGCTGCAGATATCGCTCCATTCAGGGCAACTACAAGCTTGGATGCTCTGGCTCTCAAATCTCATTTAGTTTCTTTCCGTTTCACCCCTCCTTTGAGGGGGCCTCTGTACTCTCGCCTTGGTATGCCAAGGATTTTAACTTGTAATGCTCAAGTTCTCGATCAACCAAAAGTAGTTGGGGATCTTCCCCCACATATTGTTCGGGGGGAAAAAAAGTAGTGCTCATTTTTGCGGTGTGGAAATGAAGACGAAGTCAAAGACTCATAATATGCTAAATTCGCGCGTAATTATCACCACAGCAACGAGAGGTGGACAAAGGTGGGCCGAGGAGGAGCTTGGTTACCGGGAGGCTGTAGAACTCCTTTGAGAGAGCGGTGGGTTCCCTGAGCTTCTTCTCGAGCGCCTTGAGCGCCTTCTTGCAGCGCTTGACCTGGTCCCCCGTAAGCGCCCTGGCGGGCGGGTCGGCTCCGGGGTCGAGCGGATCGAACCCCGCCATTTCCCTCTCCCGAGAGCTCATCTATGTTCCCTCAACCTAGCTTAGCTGCAAGAAAGCAAATCTTGACTGTTGGGATGCTGCTGCTTGTGACTTGTGAGGAACAAGGTAGACGGTAGAGCTTAGCAGGAACGAGAAAGAACCAGATCTACCTTCACTCCGTGCGCGTCTCCCGTCCGCAGGGCACCCCTCAAGTCAAAAGCAAGAGAAGAAAGCGCAGCAGAGCTTGCGTGCTGCTCCCAGCCCGCTACTGGTATGAGAAGGGGTGGATGTCGAGCCGGCTCGGCTCAGCTCAGCTCGCTCAAGCTCGTTTAGATAACGAGCTGGCTCGGCTTGGCCCGTTATCTGAAGTTCTGATGAACGAGCAGAAAAATgctgctcggctcggctcgctggGAGGTCGAGCCAGCTCGTTTCAGCTCATGACGACGCGATGGTGAAGGAAGGAAAATCGCGCGCTAGCGAAGGCGTGTTAAAGCATAAGTAGTAAGCAAAATTGGTCCAAGAACACCGTTAAAACATGGATTTTGCTTCGGGTCACTAAAAGGAGTTGCATTTGTCACAACACACTATAAAACTAGAGTAGTTTGGCATAGGACATTACATCTATTAATCTATTATTagagaatttttacaatgattgaaaaaaataaaaatcattCATCTGATGGAATCCTACGGTAGCTAAGGGAGGAAGTACTTGGAAGTACTTCGACTGAAGTACCCGGTGGTACTCCTATTATTATACTCGTTTTTAATAGCCATATGAAATGACGATTATACCTCTTATCAACATACCAACTCCTCCGTCTTACCCCTCCACCACCTCCGTCCAAACCTCCACCCAACGCCTCCTCTCGTGGGCTCCTAGCTCCAGCGAGCCATCCTCGACGGGCGCAGGGGCACATggcccgcaccgcaccgcacagGGACTCGCCGCAAGGGTTCCACCGTAGGGTACCGCATTAGCGAGCCAGAAATTTGAGGTTGGGTAtacaatatataaaaaaattcaaagtaAATACGCAATATAATGAATGATAAGTTATAATAGTCATAAGTTCCATAATAGAAACCAAAGTATAAATTCTAgacataaataattaaataatattaaAAAACGGTCCGAGGAGGGCCACCAGTCGAAGGAGGGTTGCAGAAGGTGTGCCGCCTTGGCCCCGCCGCCTGGCCACCGGTGGCCGCCAACTTTCATCCTTCGCAACTCGCACTAAGAGGAGAGGATGCGAGCCATGGCCAATGGGGGCGAGAACGCGAGGCCATCAGGTTGCCGATCGCCGGAGATGGGAGGGGATGgcagcaccccccccccccccgagcgcCGACTGCCGACTGGACGGATATGGGAGGCCAGACCGTCAAGAGCAGATCCGACTTGCAGAGTAGGACGCAAACAGTACTCAACAACGAAACGATCACAGGATTGACTAGAGTTTCTGCATTTCTGGGCTTCTTTTGTGAACTTTGTTGTATTTGACGTATGAGATATATTTGACAgtggagcaactccaagagactcACTATATCTTTCCTTATTGCtagaaatagagattttgaCGGAACAATACCCTCCAACAGTTTCTCTAAGTGGTTATCCAAATATATCCATTCTCCATTCCCTATTTCTCCCTAGCCCAAAATAGATAACAAAATGGATTTATAGAGTGTACACAAAATATAGAAAAGCTATGGGAGAGTGAAAATATATAGAAAAGAATTATGCAGAAGGCtctcaaaataaaaatttatgcaGAATGCTctccaaatgataatttagagaGTGTAATTTAGAAAGACTCTTATTAGTATTTTTTTCCAAATCTTGAGTATGCCAAAAAATATAGGCATAGCCTTGGTGCCGCCCATGAGCGCCCCATGGGGCCTTGCCACACGGGGTCGGCGCCAGGAGATATGCCCGTCCCGTGGGGCCCAGGGCGGCGCTAAGCCGAGCACCAAGGGTGGCACCGAGCTGTGCACGGGTCGTCGTCGAGCCGTCGAGGTAGGGGCCACTCCAGGGCTGTCAATGCCctcggaggagggggaggagcggaGTTCGCGGCgcactactataaaaatatattaacgGCGACTTTTGAAAACCACCTCGGTGGCCGGTATAATTTTTAATCGTCTCGAATTAATCGAgatgattattttttattaaccgagatGGTTATAAAACACCACCTCGGATAATAATGGCCCATTTTAGAGCCCAGATAGCTCATCTCGACCCGGTATCACCCACTGATAAGGTTTCAGCTCTCTCACTTCTCGCCCCTCACCCTCAGCCCATTGCGTCGCGTCCTCCTTCCCCGCtgcgccctccctcccctcctctccctccttccccgagcGCACcgacccctccctctccccgagCACACcagccctccctctccctgtcCCTCTCAGGTGCGGCCGGCGGCTCCGGATCAAGCAGCACCAGGGCTAGATCCGAGGGGGGCGCAGTCGGATCCAGAGGGACGCAGCAACGGCGGGACTCGGCAGCGGCGGGACGTGGCGATGGAGGTCGTGGAGGGCAAGGCTGCGTGGGCGGCTGCCGAGGCGGCTGGCGTGAcgggatgggctcggcgggcctaGGATAGGCTTGactgcttttttcttttttttttgttttctattaCATTTACTGAGGCGGGTAGGAAAACCGACTCGATTAAGGCCACGATTAATCCGTGACCTTTGGGCCGAGGTGGTTGCAAAAACGATCTCGATTAATGGTTTTTACCCGCCATCGTAAATATTTCTATAGTAGTAAAAAATTTTGTAGTAATGGCGGCGATGTCTAAGATGCCGACGCTCGTGAACGAGGATCCGAGTGCCAGAGGGCGTCGGTCCCGCGATGAGGGGGCTGTAGAGTAGCTGAGTAGGTCCGGAGAGAAGGTGACGGAGCGCTGGAGCGAGCCTGAGGAGATGGGCAAGGTCGGGGAcgtcgacgccgccaccgccgcgaagAACCAGTGGATTTTGGTGAGCGGCTTCTTGCCCGTTGTGCAGGAGGTCGCGACCAGTGCCTCTTAGAGCAAGGCTAATGGAAGAGCCGGCAGTCGGCTGTAACCAAATGCCACGTCAGCTTTGCAtagtaaaaaaatttattttttcacttttttctATTCATCCACTACATCCATCATTTAATGCTCCTCTTATCTAGCCCAAGCCTAGAACCAATAGGAGTGGCGGTGGAGCTGCAGAATAGTGCAACAGCCGGCCCTTGCCGCCCGCACTACGCTGGGAGTGGACGTTTTTTTCCTCGAGCACAGCGTTCAGCCCGGTGTTTTACAGAACGCCTGCTCCTTCTCTCTCTACGTTTCTCTCTCTGCCAGCAAGGAATTTTGTGACGTGTACATGCATTCATCCTGCTGATGTGGctctataatacttgctcttaaaCAGCCTCCCGAAGGTCCGCAACCGAGAGTGGGACCCTGCGGTCTAGGAATGGTGCAGGAATGACAAGGGGAGggctgaggaggaggagaccgCCGATGGCAGCAGGAGGAAGCTTTTGGAGGAGTACTGAAACGTTGATAGAAGAGGGAAGTGTATATTTGTCTTTTATAAATATGTCGATACCTGTTTGAGAAGaatatattattataaaggCTATAAGACCGGTCTCAGTGCGGGTTTCATGGCACTGTTACCTAGACTGCCATGTCAGCTTTTCTGTGAGATGAAACTACCATTAAACTGTCAGTCTCAGTGCACAGTTTCATAGACAGGATGTAGTATTTAACATGTGTATTGTGTGGTGATCAAATGTACCATGAGAACTctatagaattttttgcaattgtTTCTAAACTATGTATTAGTCTAGTAGAACATGATAAATAAACATTGATGTATccaaaaatatgttttgttgaaCTTCAATACCCACACGATCTTAAATGAGCACATATATGAAAAAGATTACATATAGTAGATCTCAATTTGTAGATAGACGACGACCGTGCTTGTTCCAAATGTGCTCCACCAAGTCCTTCTTAAGTTGTATATGAGCCGAACGATCTCGAATATCACCTTCTTTTTCTAGCACTCTTTCAAATGGAACATAATCTTCGGGGGAGAATTCTGGTTCTTGCACAGTCACTGTACTAGGAGCCTCATTTAGATCAAGATTCTCTTCAATgtcctcttctttttttccaTCTTCAACAATCATATTGTGAAGGATGATGCAAGCTAGCACCACTCTCTCAAGTTGACCACGATCGTATAGGCGAGCTGGTTTTTTCAAGACGCTCCATCGTCGACGCAATACTCCAAATGCTCGTTCAATATCCTTTCTCTTCCCTTCTTTTTCCTGTGCAAACAGCTTGTCCTTGTCGGAAATGGGCAAGGATATGGACTTCACAAAAACAGCCCATTCCGGGTATATCCCATCCGCAAGATAATAACCTGTGTTATATTGGTTTCCATTCACCATGTATTGGACCCTTGGAGCTTGCCCTTTTAGTTCTTCGATAAATAGATGAGACTGGTTTAGGACATTGATATCATTATTAGAACCTGCAACCCCAAAGAATGCATGCCAGATCCAAAGATCATGAGAAGCCACAGCCTCAAGAATTATCATCGGGACTTTCTGATCACCCCGAGTAAATTGGCCCTTCCATGCAGTTGGACATCTCTCCCACTGCCAATGCATACAGTCAATACTGCCGAACATACCAGGAAAACCTCTCTCTCACCAATTTTGAGCAGACGCTCAGCATCTGCCATAGTGGGTCGTCTCAAATATCGTCCACTAAATACAGCTATAACACCCTCGACAAAATACTTCATTGCCTCTAGTGAAGTTGTCTCGCCAATTTTTAGAGACTCATCTAGATGATCCGCCGCACTGCCATTAGCTAATTGGCGAATAGCTGCGGTACACTTTTGTAGTGGTGTGAGTCCTTGCTGACCTAGAGCATCCACCCTTGTAGTGAAGTAGTCAGACCACTTGCCTAATTCATCAACAATGCGTAGGAATAATGGCCTACGCATACGAAATCTTCGGCGAAAAATATTGAGCGGATAAAGAGGATTTTCTGAGAAATAATAATCCACAAGACGCTGATGATACTCCTCTCGCGGCCTTTTGATATAGTTCCTTGGAGAAATCAATGATCAGATGCCTCTTGAGAAAGAGCCTCTACGCTTGCCTTCAGGACCACCATTGTTTCACTGATTAAGTCATCTAGGAGTTCATCTTCTGCAATGAACACATCCAACAAATTGACAGTGTTGCTTGCTGAATTTTGGTCCGACATTTTTGTGGATACGAGAACCTGTTTGATGGTAAAATACATCTTAAAAACAATCATATGTTCAATTTAATCATTACCAGATGGCGTAAGACATTAGAAGGGCTCAAGGAAAATTCAGTGGGCACAATCTGCATTTACATGCATATCAAATTCAGTGGGCACATAGCAATTTGTGAAAGCTCGACAGTGGGAAGCACATGCCAAAACAATAACCAACACCCTCTGCCTTCTCTTTGAAAAAAGTTCACCCAACTCTGCGAGACAGTGGCACTCACCTGCAAAGTCAGTAGCCTGTCCTCGATGAGCACCTCCTTTGTACAAGAGGGAAAAGATGGTGGCGACTATTACaggagaaaggagaaaagaTGGTGCTCTAGAAAGGAGATGCTGCCGAGATGGACTAGTACTGGATGTATATATAGGTGAAAGGAGTACCAGTTCACATTCATATAATAAAGAAAGGACTACCAGTTCACATTCACATAATAAAGATGAAGCCGAAAGGAGCTTCAGTCTGAAAGCAACAGTTCACATTCCTAATGGAGCAGTTTCACACCAAAATAACTGAAAAATAATACTTAATTTCCACTATATTGCAGCCTTCCAAAATAACTGACCAAAAGCACAAGCCTCCCAATTGATATCCTTGCACAGATGCTCCTGTTAGTGGAAGATGGAACATATTAGCTTACAAGATCACCAATTAATACCAGCACAAGGTAACTAAAAAATGTGTCACCAAGAGCTTCCTAGATGCAACTCGACAGGCACATAGCAGGGTTCAATTCAGTACTACACTATTAATAGCAGCGTTGTGTTAACTGATTTTCAGAGCACTAGGGACATGCACCAAGCACTAGTAACTGAGAGCAGACTATATTCACAGAACAAATTCTCTAGGATGAGGCAAAATCACTAACCTCAatcattttgaaaaatcatcTTCTCCATCTTGAGCAATGTCTTGCCATGGCTAATCTTCTCTTCGGCCGACATCTGACTTGTATCCCGAGCCAGCAAAGAAGTATAAGCTTCGAGTAACTTTGCTTCCTTATGCTCTTTTGCAGTCTGCAAATTCATCGTAGAGATCTCAAGTTGTGCCTCTGTCATTTGTTCACGTTCCTTCTTACGCTCTTGCGTAACTTCaacaattttatttatattttctccAAGGATTTCAATACCGTCCATAACCTGATCTACCTTCCTCTTCCCTCTGCGTTCTTGCTTGGCTGATTCCCTCCCAATAGGACGTTGTTCAGCTATGTCATCACCATCTATGGCTTGGCTGCTTTTTTTGCTTTTATCTTTCTCTGATTGAGCAACAAATGTGCACCATTTCGGTTCATCTTTTAGAATCTTCCACCAGT
This genomic interval from Panicum virgatum strain AP13 chromosome 8K, P.virgatum_v5, whole genome shotgun sequence contains the following:
- the LOC120643719 gene encoding protein-tyrosine-phosphatase PTP1-like, producing MSSREREMAGFDPLDPGADPPARALTGDQVKRCKKALKALEKKLREPTALSKEFYSLPDIRVLQSSTVARRPENRARNRYIDVLPFDETRVRLNSSTGNDYINASLIEIDGRDRTKFISTQGPLTNMFEDFWQMVYDNRCPAIVMVTKFDSLKCDEYLPLSKSHDIFGKFTIEITKIRKDGQLVLRGVKVQRDESEVVHSLLHIEYSEWPDHGVPNSSTDVQRILKRLYHIPRQQPIVSHCSAGIGRTGAYITIHNTVEKILLGELGSVDLFETVKRFRSQRPGMVQTEDQYKFCYQAIADELKDLISKSKHRVVFEATVSVGMDSNPSEAAGYERQGLAMYSPSSGRNLLPQEQELVAAPPHFITRSSGGRGRNGGGGAPH